Proteins encoded together in one Sinorhizobium meliloti window:
- a CDS encoding carbohydrate ABC transporter permease produces the protein MEQLIAAILTMVAGVLVCAAYFWSTNLVLDWIFPSKGKFGAVASRNLRIANSIRPWLFLAPALLALTLYLVYPVVQSVWLSLHGRGGQNFVGLSNYSWMINDGEFRQSIFNNFLWLLVVPALSTFFGLIIAALTDRIWWGNIAKTLIFMPMAISFVGAAVIWKFIYDYRAAGSEQIGLLNAIVVALGGEPQAWITLPFWNNFFLMVILIWIQTGFAMVILSAALRGIPEETIEAAVIDGANGWQIFFKIMVPQIWGTIAVVWTTITILVLKVFDIVLAMTNGQWQSQVLANLMFDWMFRGGGDFGRGAAIAVVIMILVVPIMIWNIRNATRESGGH, from the coding sequence ATGGAGCAGTTGATTGCTGCCATTCTGACGATGGTGGCCGGCGTTCTGGTTTGCGCAGCCTATTTCTGGAGCACGAATCTCGTTCTCGACTGGATCTTCCCATCCAAGGGCAAGTTCGGTGCCGTCGCCTCGCGCAACCTGCGTATCGCCAACAGCATTCGTCCCTGGCTGTTTCTCGCCCCGGCACTGCTGGCGCTGACGCTCTACCTCGTCTACCCCGTCGTCCAATCGGTCTGGCTGAGCCTTCATGGGCGGGGAGGCCAGAACTTCGTCGGCCTGAGCAACTATTCCTGGATGATCAATGACGGCGAATTCCGCCAGTCGATCTTCAACAATTTCCTCTGGCTTCTCGTCGTGCCGGCGCTTTCGACCTTCTTCGGCCTGATCATTGCGGCACTGACCGACCGCATCTGGTGGGGCAATATCGCCAAGACGCTGATCTTCATGCCGATGGCGATTTCCTTCGTCGGCGCAGCCGTCATCTGGAAATTCATCTATGACTACCGCGCCGCAGGCTCCGAACAGATCGGTCTCCTGAACGCCATCGTCGTCGCGCTTGGCGGCGAGCCGCAGGCCTGGATCACGCTGCCCTTCTGGAACAACTTCTTCCTGATGGTCATCCTCATCTGGATCCAGACCGGCTTTGCCATGGTCATCCTTTCGGCGGCGCTGCGCGGCATTCCGGAGGAGACGATCGAGGCGGCCGTCATCGACGGCGCCAATGGCTGGCAGATCTTCTTCAAGATCATGGTGCCGCAGATCTGGGGCACGATCGCCGTCGTGTGGACGACCATCACCATCCTGGTCCTCAAGGTTTTCGATATCGTGCTCGCGATGACGAACGGGCAATGGCAGAGCCAGGTGCTTGCCAACCTCATGTTCGACTGGATGTTCCGCGGCGGCGGCGACTTCGGCCGGGGCGCGGCAATCGCGGTGGTCATCATGATCCTGGTCGTCCCGATCATGATCTGGAACATCCGCAACGCGACCAGGGAATCCGGGGGGCACTGA
- a CDS encoding ABC transporter substrate-binding protein, whose amino-acid sequence MKRSLLIGVAAFALLAGLAGTAGAADLKFKPGEDSRFNWASLEEFKKGHDLKGQTLTIFGPWRGEDEALFKSVYAYFVEATGVELKYSSSENYEQQIVIDTQAGSPPDVAILPQPGLIADLAAKGLLTPLGDETKQWLLDNYAAGQSWVDLSTYNGKDGAPALYAFPYKIDVKSLVWYVPENFEDAGYEVPKTMEELKALTEKIAEDGEKPWCIGLGSGGATGWPATDWVEDLMLRTQPAETYDKWVKNEIPFTDAAVTGALEEFGWFARNDAFVDGGAAAVASTDFRDSPKGLFSSPPKCYLHHQASFIPSFFPEGKVVGEDADFFYMPPYESKKELGNPVLGAGTLAMITKDTPAARAFIEFLKTPIAHEVWMAQTSFLTPYKSVNVEVYGNPPLKKQGEILLNATTFRFDGSDLMPGKIGAGAFWTGMVDFVGGKSSADVAAGVQKAWDSIK is encoded by the coding sequence GTGAAGAGATCGTTGCTGATCGGCGTGGCCGCATTCGCATTGCTTGCAGGGCTTGCAGGGACTGCGGGCGCCGCCGACCTGAAGTTCAAGCCGGGAGAGGATTCCAGGTTCAACTGGGCGAGCCTGGAGGAGTTCAAGAAAGGTCACGACCTCAAGGGTCAGACGCTCACGATCTTCGGCCCCTGGCGCGGCGAGGACGAGGCTCTGTTCAAGAGCGTCTATGCCTATTTCGTCGAGGCGACCGGCGTGGAGCTCAAATATTCCTCCTCGGAAAACTACGAGCAGCAGATCGTCATCGATACGCAGGCGGGAAGCCCGCCCGATGTCGCAATCCTGCCGCAGCCGGGTCTCATCGCCGATCTGGCCGCCAAGGGCCTTCTGACGCCGCTCGGCGACGAAACCAAGCAATGGCTTCTCGACAACTATGCTGCAGGCCAGTCCTGGGTCGACCTCTCCACCTATAACGGCAAGGACGGAGCGCCGGCGCTTTACGCCTTCCCGTACAAGATCGACGTCAAGTCTCTGGTCTGGTACGTGCCGGAGAACTTCGAGGATGCCGGCTACGAAGTCCCGAAGACCATGGAAGAATTGAAAGCGCTGACGGAGAAGATCGCCGAAGACGGCGAAAAGCCGTGGTGCATCGGTCTGGGTTCGGGCGGCGCGACCGGCTGGCCGGCGACCGACTGGGTCGAGGACCTGATGCTGCGGACCCAGCCCGCGGAGACCTACGACAAATGGGTGAAGAACGAGATACCGTTCACGGATGCGGCGGTCACGGGTGCGCTGGAGGAGTTCGGCTGGTTCGCGCGCAATGACGCCTTCGTCGACGGCGGTGCAGCGGCGGTGGCGTCGACCGACTTCCGGGACAGCCCGAAAGGCCTCTTCAGTTCTCCGCCGAAGTGCTACCTGCACCATCAGGCCTCATTCATTCCGTCCTTCTTCCCGGAAGGCAAGGTCGTCGGAGAGGATGCCGACTTCTTCTACATGCCGCCCTATGAAAGCAAAAAGGAGCTCGGCAATCCGGTGCTCGGCGCAGGCACCCTTGCGATGATCACCAAGGACACGCCGGCGGCACGCGCCTTCATCGAGTTCCTGAAGACCCCGATCGCGCACGAGGTCTGGATGGCGCAGACGAGCTTCCTCACGCCTTACAAGAGCGTCAATGTCGAGGTCTACGGAAATCCGCCGCTGAAGAAACAGGGTGAAATCCTGCTGAACGCCACGACGTTCCGCTTCGACGGCTCCGACCTGATGCCCGGCAAGATCGGGGCCGGCGCCTTCTGGACCGGCATGGTCGATTTCGTCGGAGGCAAGTCCTCGGCCGACGTCGCGGCCGGCGTACAGAAGGCATGGGACTCCATCAAGTAA
- the fliR gene encoding flagellar biosynthetic protein FliR: protein MITDPEGTVLALFAAFCRIGGCVMIMPGFSTARVPMQIRLFIAVALSMAILPIMWTDIYPQVTGKGHTYLYLVATETAIGAVIGLVARYYVLGLQFAGTAMTMLMGFSPPPTADVLEDTAENQLTSMIGFAGLMILFMLDFHHVIFEAIAQSYRVMPIGAGFDPQGTLITLTNSLGQTFMIMLRLASPFVIYGLLFNVAIGMVNKLAPQIPVYFISQPYLIMGGLFLLYLGIAAMLRLFADGFAPVMQGG, encoded by the coding sequence ATGATCACCGACCCCGAGGGCACGGTCCTGGCGCTGTTTGCGGCCTTCTGCCGGATCGGGGGCTGCGTCATGATCATGCCGGGATTCTCGACGGCGCGCGTCCCCATGCAGATCAGGCTGTTCATCGCGGTGGCGCTCTCCATGGCCATCCTGCCGATCATGTGGACGGATATTTATCCGCAGGTGACGGGCAAAGGTCACACCTATCTCTATCTCGTCGCGACCGAGACCGCCATCGGCGCCGTGATCGGGCTCGTCGCGCGCTACTATGTGCTCGGGCTGCAGTTTGCCGGCACCGCAATGACCATGCTGATGGGGTTCAGCCCGCCGCCGACGGCGGATGTGCTGGAGGATACGGCGGAAAACCAGCTCACCAGCATGATCGGTTTTGCCGGGCTGATGATTCTCTTCATGCTGGATTTCCACCATGTGATTTTCGAGGCGATCGCGCAGTCCTACCGGGTGATGCCGATCGGCGCCGGCTTCGATCCGCAGGGCACGCTGATCACGCTCACCAATTCGCTCGGTCAGACATTCATGATCATGCTCCGGCTCGCCAGCCCCTTCGTGATCTACGGCCTGTTGTTCAACGTGGCGATCGGCATGGTCAACAAGCTGGCGCCGCAGATCCCGGTCTACTTCATTTCCCAGCCCTACCTCATCATGGGCGGCCTGTTCCTTCTCTATCTCGGCATCGCCGCGATGCTGCGTCTGTTCGCCGACGGCTTCGCGCCCGTCATGCAGGGTGGCTAG
- a CDS encoding carbohydrate ABC transporter permease: MNPSRRSPLTWAVHLSVLLLVLLWTLPTAGLLISSLRDKDQLAVSGWWTALSSSSRNAVARAPSAENQVERDGKFVIAGNLLEGRGEVSAFGFSSREPTKFKPGETAELNDGEKLTVQADGSFEIVSDQRMEGSRGQRIFFTATTPPRFTLDNYAEVLSAAGIGRSFLNSLTVAVPSTVIPILIAAFAAYALAWMPFPGRAILLAVVVGLLVVPLQMSLIPLLQLYNGVGAFFGVSAKTYMGIWLAHTGFGLPLAIYLLRNYMAGLPREIMESARVDGASDFDIFVKIILPLSFPALASFAIFQFLWTWNDLLVAIVFLGAGDDKLVLTGRLVNLLGSRGGNWEILTASAFITIVVPLIVFFALQRYLVRGLLAGSVKGG, from the coding sequence ATGAATCCGTCGAGGCGTTCTCCACTCACCTGGGCCGTGCATCTTTCCGTCCTGCTTCTGGTCCTGCTCTGGACCCTGCCGACGGCCGGCCTTTTGATTTCCTCCTTGCGCGACAAGGACCAGCTCGCCGTTTCCGGCTGGTGGACGGCTCTTTCCAGCTCGTCGCGCAACGCCGTCGCCCGCGCGCCCTCGGCCGAGAACCAGGTCGAGCGCGACGGCAAGTTCGTGATTGCCGGGAACCTGCTGGAGGGCCGGGGAGAGGTTTCCGCCTTCGGATTTTCCAGCCGCGAACCCACCAAATTCAAACCCGGCGAAACGGCCGAGCTCAACGACGGCGAAAAGCTGACGGTGCAGGCAGACGGCAGTTTCGAGATCGTTTCGGACCAGCGGATGGAGGGCTCGCGCGGCCAGCGGATCTTCTTTACGGCCACCACGCCACCGCGCTTCACGCTCGACAATTATGCCGAGGTCCTGAGTGCTGCGGGCATCGGCAGATCCTTCCTGAATTCGCTGACCGTCGCCGTACCGTCAACCGTCATTCCCATTCTGATCGCGGCCTTCGCCGCCTACGCGCTCGCCTGGATGCCCTTTCCCGGCCGCGCGATCCTGCTCGCCGTCGTCGTCGGTCTTCTCGTCGTGCCGCTGCAGATGTCGCTTATTCCGCTCCTGCAGCTTTATAACGGCGTCGGCGCCTTCTTCGGCGTGTCCGCCAAGACCTATATGGGCATCTGGCTCGCCCATACCGGCTTCGGCCTGCCGCTCGCCATCTATCTCCTGCGCAACTACATGGCCGGCCTGCCGCGCGAGATCATGGAATCGGCGCGCGTCGACGGCGCCAGCGATTTCGATATCTTCGTCAAGATCATTCTGCCCCTGTCGTTTCCGGCGCTCGCCTCCTTTGCCATCTTCCAGTTTCTCTGGACCTGGAACGACCTTCTCGTCGCCATCGTGTTCCTTGGCGCGGGGGACGACAAGCTGGTGCTGACCGGGCGTCTGGTCAATCTCCTCGGCTCTCGCGGCGGCAATTGGGAAATTCTCACCGCCTCCGCCTTCATCACCATCGTCGTTCCGCTGATCGTCTTCTTCGCCCTGCAACGCTACCTGGTGCGCGGCCTGCTGGCTGGGTCGGTCAAGGGCGGCTGA
- the folD gene encoding bifunctional methylenetetrahydrofolate dehydrogenase/methenyltetrahydrofolate cyclohydrolase FolD, with the protein MTTVIDGKDVAASVIETVKSATSALESETGVRAGLAVVIVGDDPASHTYVSAKSRMAKECGFLSVQHTLPEETSQEELAALVAELNADPSIHGILVQLPLPKHLRSEPIIQSILPEKDVDGLHVVNAGKLATGDLEGGLVSCTPAGAMVFVRRTYGDDLSGLDAVVIGRSNLFGKPMSALLLAANATVTTAHSRTKDLAAVCRKADILVAAVGRPEMVKADWVKPGAMVVDVGINRVPAPERGEGRTKLVGDVAFEECAKVAGVITPVPGGVGPMTIAMLMANTIIAACRMAGRKPPKF; encoded by the coding sequence GTGACGACTGTGATTGATGGCAAGGACGTTGCTGCTTCGGTCATCGAAACCGTGAAATCCGCCACGAGCGCACTGGAAAGCGAAACCGGCGTGCGCGCGGGTCTCGCGGTCGTCATCGTCGGGGACGATCCCGCGAGCCACACTTACGTGTCGGCGAAGAGCAGGATGGCGAAGGAATGCGGCTTCCTGTCGGTTCAGCATACGCTGCCGGAGGAGACGTCGCAGGAGGAACTCGCGGCGCTGGTCGCCGAGCTCAATGCGGATCCGTCCATCCACGGCATTCTCGTGCAGCTGCCTTTGCCGAAACACCTCCGCTCGGAACCGATCATCCAGTCGATCCTTCCGGAAAAGGACGTAGACGGACTGCATGTCGTCAATGCCGGCAAGCTGGCGACCGGCGATCTCGAAGGCGGGCTCGTCTCCTGCACGCCGGCCGGCGCCATGGTCTTCGTGCGCCGGACTTACGGCGATGATCTTTCCGGGCTCGACGCCGTCGTCATCGGCCGCTCCAACCTCTTCGGCAAGCCCATGTCCGCCCTGCTTCTCGCGGCCAATGCAACGGTCACGACGGCGCATTCGCGCACCAAGGATCTCGCGGCCGTTTGCCGCAAGGCGGACATCCTGGTGGCCGCGGTCGGGCGCCCCGAGATGGTCAAGGCGGACTGGGTGAAGCCCGGTGCCATGGTGGTCGACGTCGGCATCAACCGCGTCCCGGCGCCCGAACGCGGCGAGGGCAGGACGAAGCTCGTCGGCGATGTCGCCTTCGAGGAGTGTGCGAAGGTCGCAGGCGTAATCACGCCGGTCCCGGGAGGCGTCGGGCCGATGACCATCGCGATGCTGATGGCGAACACGATCATCGCGGCCTGCCGCATGGCCGGCCGCAAGCCTCCGAAATTCTGA
- a CDS encoding glycosyltransferase family 2 protein: MTSDGQDSFIHFQTKLEDASDIEFVVIVPTFRRPDHLVKTLKTIVSQRPDVPLATIVVENDADGFAGARSAKDFLSGHSFDSAVVVARRRGYAHACNAGLTAALELFPSLGFVALIYDDEIAAPEWLDGLMAVQEAHDADIVGGPQLPVLGHPQEQKWKRHPVFAPPYHGSGPVPVLYSAGNVLITRRVLDGMPQPFLDPALNIVGIGDADFFDRCRAKGFSFAWAADAWVAESVPAHHTTASWTRARSLEKGAISTLMEHQRDATFSGRLKTLCRSLWLLASSLPVGLRLWRETGLAAASLYPLHVAIGRLTAWIDAADTRDGNRDRD; this comes from the coding sequence ATGACGTCGGACGGCCAGGACAGTTTCATTCATTTTCAGACGAAGCTGGAAGACGCGTCGGATATCGAGTTCGTCGTGATCGTGCCGACGTTCCGGCGTCCGGATCATCTCGTCAAGACGCTGAAGACCATCGTCTCGCAAAGGCCCGATGTCCCCCTCGCGACCATTGTCGTCGAAAACGACGCGGACGGATTTGCCGGCGCGCGGTCGGCAAAAGACTTTCTAAGCGGCCATTCTTTCGATTCCGCCGTCGTCGTGGCACGCCGCCGCGGATATGCCCATGCCTGCAATGCCGGACTGACAGCCGCTCTCGAGCTCTTTCCGAGCCTCGGCTTCGTGGCTCTCATCTATGATGACGAGATAGCCGCTCCCGAATGGCTCGATGGTCTGATGGCGGTGCAGGAAGCCCATGATGCGGACATTGTCGGCGGTCCGCAGCTTCCCGTCCTGGGGCATCCCCAGGAGCAGAAGTGGAAGCGGCACCCCGTCTTCGCACCTCCCTACCACGGGAGCGGGCCCGTACCCGTCCTCTATTCCGCAGGCAACGTCCTGATCACGCGACGGGTGCTCGACGGCATGCCGCAGCCCTTCCTGGATCCGGCGCTCAATATCGTCGGCATCGGCGATGCGGATTTCTTCGACCGGTGCAGGGCGAAAGGCTTCTCCTTCGCCTGGGCTGCGGATGCCTGGGTGGCGGAGTCGGTTCCGGCGCATCACACGACGGCTTCCTGGACGCGTGCCCGCAGTCTCGAGAAAGGTGCGATCTCGACGCTGATGGAGCACCAGCGCGATGCGACTTTCTCCGGGCGATTGAAAACCCTCTGCAGGTCCCTATGGCTGCTGGCCTCATCGCTGCCGGTAGGCCTCAGGCTCTGGAGAGAGACCGGCCTTGCCGCGGCCAGCCTCTATCCTCTCCACGTCGCGATCGGCCGGCTGACCGCCTGGATCGACGCGGCCGATACGCGGGACGGTAATCGCGACAGGGACTGA
- a CDS encoding rod-binding protein, translated as MAISPPSDLVMDVVRAADPAEVQEAQARLKANRAAFQATSLAENGDGFAAHVSSVLNSSEGSSGLGDISNRAEAKKIPETYRKFEAMVLQNFVKSMLPSESENVFGKGTSGDIWKSMMAEQIGDVLAKGGGIGIADQMVGEGATDRVNASLDGDSRNLAAGMVQEYERKALSSFLPNDEKKKQA; from the coding sequence ATGGCTATTTCTCCGCCCAGCGATCTGGTGATGGACGTCGTCCGCGCGGCCGATCCGGCTGAGGTCCAGGAGGCGCAGGCGCGGCTCAAGGCGAATCGCGCCGCTTTCCAGGCGACCAGCCTCGCAGAAAACGGCGATGGCTTCGCGGCGCACGTTTCTTCGGTGCTCAATTCTTCCGAAGGATCGAGCGGGCTTGGAGACATCAGCAATCGCGCCGAAGCGAAGAAGATCCCGGAGACCTATCGGAAATTCGAGGCGATGGTCCTGCAGAATTTCGTGAAATCCATGCTTCCGAGCGAAAGCGAGAACGTCTTCGGCAAGGGCACCTCCGGCGACATTTGGAAGAGCATGATGGCCGAGCAGATCGGCGACGTGCTCGCCAAGGGCGGCGGGATCGGCATCGCCGATCAGATGGTAGGCGAGGGTGCGACCGATCGGGTGAACGCCTCGCTGGACGGCGACAGCCGGAACCTCGCCGCTGGCATGGTCCAGGAATATGAGCGCAAGGCGCTCTCGTCCTTCCTGCCCAACGACGAAAAGAAGAAGCAGGCCTGA
- the flhA gene encoding flagellar biosynthesis protein FlhA, with product MAQQATLTIPKLAPKSRDIGFALGIVMILSILFLPIPPFLIDLGLAFSISFSVLILMVALWIQRPLDFSSFPTILLISTMIRLALNIATTRVILSHGHEGHGAAGGVISGFASLVMSGDFVIGLIVFLILITVNFIVITKGATRIAEVGARFTLDAIPGKQMSIDADLSAGLIDEKEAQRRRRELEEESSFFGAMDGASKFVRGDAIAGLIITAINVFGGIIIGYLRHDMEIGEAADVFVKLSVGDGLVSQIPALIVSLAAGLLVSRGGTAGSTDQAVVGQLSGYPRALMVASGLIVLLSVTPGLPFLPFAALGGGMAFLSWFIPKQIEAEKAAKRDEEAAKAQQSKESDKDSVKSVLKTAEIELLLGKQVSTRLLGAHQELAFRVGKMRRKFALQYGLVVPEIKVSDDITIPDKAYHVRIHGTTIASNTVRVGEVLVVTGGGRRPSVPGDDIREPAFGMPAVSILETFTEDLKREGFHPIDNVSVVLTHLSEVIRNNLPQLLSYKDVKVLIERLDPEYRKLADEICTSHMSYSGLQAVLKLLLAERVSIRNLHLILEAVAELAPHVRKTEQIVEHVRVRMSQQLCGDLADNGVLRVLRLGNKWDMVFHQALKRDAKGEIVEFDIDPRHLEEFSEQATKVIREHLDRGMPFVLVSSPESRSYVRMIIERLFATLPVLSHVELAKGLEIKIIGSIS from the coding sequence ATGGCACAACAGGCGACGCTGACCATCCCGAAACTTGCACCCAAGAGCCGGGACATCGGCTTTGCGCTCGGGATCGTGATGATCCTGTCGATCCTGTTCCTGCCCATTCCCCCCTTCCTGATCGATCTCGGGCTTGCCTTCTCCATTTCGTTCTCGGTGCTGATCCTGATGGTCGCGCTCTGGATCCAGCGGCCGCTCGATTTCTCGTCTTTCCCGACGATTCTGCTGATCTCGACCATGATCCGCCTGGCGCTGAACATCGCCACCACGCGCGTCATCCTTTCCCATGGGCATGAGGGCCATGGCGCCGCCGGCGGGGTCATCTCCGGTTTCGCCAGCCTCGTCATGTCCGGGGACTTCGTGATCGGTCTCATCGTCTTCCTCATCCTGATCACGGTGAACTTCATCGTCATCACCAAGGGTGCCACGCGTATCGCCGAAGTCGGCGCCCGCTTCACCCTCGATGCGATCCCCGGCAAGCAGATGTCGATCGATGCCGACCTCTCAGCCGGCCTGATCGACGAGAAGGAAGCGCAGCGCCGCCGCCGCGAGCTGGAGGAGGAGAGCTCCTTCTTCGGCGCCATGGACGGTGCATCCAAATTCGTGCGCGGCGATGCGATCGCCGGCCTGATTATCACCGCGATCAACGTCTTCGGCGGCATCATCATCGGCTACCTGCGCCACGACATGGAGATCGGCGAAGCGGCCGACGTGTTCGTCAAGCTTTCCGTCGGCGACGGTCTCGTCTCCCAGATCCCGGCACTGATCGTTTCGCTCGCCGCCGGCCTGCTCGTCTCGCGCGGCGGCACCGCCGGTTCCACCGACCAGGCGGTCGTCGGCCAGCTCAGCGGTTATCCCCGGGCGCTGATGGTCGCCTCCGGGCTGATCGTCCTGCTCTCCGTCACGCCCGGCCTGCCTTTCCTTCCCTTTGCGGCGCTTGGCGGCGGCATGGCTTTCCTCAGCTGGTTCATTCCGAAGCAGATCGAGGCAGAGAAGGCGGCAAAACGGGACGAGGAGGCGGCGAAGGCGCAGCAGAGCAAGGAAAGCGACAAGGATTCGGTCAAATCGGTGCTGAAGACCGCGGAGATCGAGCTGCTGCTCGGCAAGCAGGTCTCCACCAGGCTGCTGGGCGCCCATCAGGAGCTTGCCTTCCGCGTCGGCAAGATGCGCCGGAAGTTCGCCCTCCAATACGGCCTCGTCGTTCCGGAGATCAAGGTTTCCGACGACATCACCATTCCCGACAAGGCCTATCATGTCCGCATCCACGGCACCACGATCGCTTCCAACACGGTCCGCGTGGGCGAAGTGCTGGTGGTTACCGGCGGCGGGCGGCGGCCGAGCGTGCCCGGCGACGACATCCGGGAACCGGCTTTCGGCATGCCGGCGGTGTCGATCCTCGAGACGTTCACGGAAGACCTGAAGCGCGAGGGCTTCCACCCGATCGACAACGTGTCGGTGGTGCTGACGCATTTGAGCGAAGTGATCCGCAACAACCTGCCGCAGCTTCTCTCCTATAAGGACGTGAAGGTGCTGATCGAACGGCTCGACCCGGAATACCGCAAGCTCGCGGACGAGATCTGTACCTCGCACATGTCCTATTCCGGCCTGCAGGCGGTGTTGAAACTGCTGCTCGCCGAACGCGTCTCGATCCGCAATCTGCATCTGATTCTCGAAGCCGTGGCGGAGCTGGCCCCGCACGTGCGCAAGACCGAGCAGATCGTCGAACACGTGCGGGTGCGCATGTCGCAGCAGCTCTGCGGCGACCTCGCCGACAACGGCGTGCTGCGCGTGCTGAGGCTCGGCAACAAGTGGGACATGGTCTTCCACCAGGCGCTGAAGCGCGACGCCAAGGGTGAGATCGTCGAGTTCGATATCGACCCGCGCCATCTCGAGGAATTCAGCGAGCAGGCGACGAAGGTAATCCGTGAACATCTCGATCGCGGCATGCCCTTCGTACTGGTAAGTTCGCCCGAATCCCGGTCTTATGTGCGCATGATCATCGAACGCCTCTTCGCCACATTGCCCGTGCTCTCGCATGTCGAGCTCGCCAAGGGACTCGAGATCAAGATCATCGGCTCGATTTCATGA
- a CDS encoding substrate-binding domain-containing protein gives MPVNLKQLAELLGLSQTTVSRALNGYPEVNAETRARVLEAVRETGYRPNRAAQRLATGKAYSIGLVMPIASGIDSDIHFGEFLAGLAEEAVEHDFHFVLNPSAPEEEEATFRRLAASGNVDAVFTAYMRANDPRIEMLKALSIPFVVHGRSIGGPRDYPFLDVDNTGAFYDAARLLIQLGHSRIALINGPEHLTFSIRRKKGLVRALAEKGLNLDDALVHHSAMTDEHGYRSMQRFLKRPNPPTAVLCSSTVLALGAVRAINQAGLTIGTDISLIAHDDVLPMLKPENFSIPLTTTRSSLRAAGARIAKRLIGGILNQADYPEQELWRAELIVRASTGPAPNR, from the coding sequence ATGCCGGTCAATCTCAAGCAATTGGCGGAACTGCTCGGTCTGTCCCAGACCACGGTCAGCCGGGCGCTGAACGGCTATCCGGAGGTCAATGCGGAAACGCGGGCGCGGGTGCTGGAGGCGGTGCGCGAAACGGGTTACAGGCCCAATCGCGCCGCACAGCGCCTCGCGACCGGAAAAGCCTATTCGATCGGGCTCGTCATGCCGATCGCATCGGGAATCGATTCGGACATCCATTTCGGTGAATTCCTGGCGGGGCTGGCGGAGGAAGCGGTCGAGCACGATTTTCACTTCGTGCTGAACCCCAGTGCGCCCGAAGAAGAGGAGGCGACATTCCGCCGGCTTGCGGCGAGCGGCAATGTCGACGCTGTCTTCACCGCCTATATGCGCGCAAACGATCCCCGCATCGAGATGCTGAAGGCTCTTTCCATTCCCTTCGTGGTGCATGGCCGCTCCATCGGCGGTCCCCGGGACTATCCGTTCCTCGACGTGGACAATACCGGCGCCTTCTACGACGCCGCCAGGCTTCTCATCCAACTCGGCCACAGCCGCATCGCCCTGATCAACGGGCCGGAACACCTCACCTTCTCCATCCGCCGGAAGAAGGGGCTGGTGCGCGCGCTTGCGGAAAAGGGCCTCAACCTCGACGATGCGCTCGTCCATCACTCTGCGATGACTGACGAGCATGGCTATCGGAGCATGCAGCGTTTCCTCAAACGGCCGAACCCGCCGACCGCCGTCCTTTGTTCCAGCACCGTGCTGGCGCTCGGCGCGGTGCGCGCGATCAACCAGGCCGGACTCACTATCGGCACCGACATCTCGCTCATCGCCCATGACGACGTCCTGCCGATGCTGAAGCCCGAGAACTTCAGCATACCACTGACGACGACGCGCTCCTCGCTTCGCGCAGCCGGTGCACGCATCGCCAAACGGCTGATCGGCGGCATACTCAATCAGGCAGACTATCCCGAGCAGGAGCTTTGGCGCGCCGAACTGATCGTGCGCGCCTCGACCGGGCCTGCACCGAACAGGTAG
- the fliQ gene encoding flagellar biosynthesis protein FliQ — MNEADALDIVQAAIWTVIVASGPAVLAAMVVGVGIAFLQALTQVQEMTLTFVPKILAVMVTAAISAPFVGAQISIFTDIVFSRIQSGF, encoded by the coding sequence ATGAATGAGGCAGATGCCCTCGACATCGTACAGGCGGCGATCTGGACAGTGATCGTGGCCTCGGGCCCTGCCGTTCTCGCCGCAATGGTGGTCGGGGTCGGCATCGCCTTCCTCCAGGCCCTGACCCAGGTTCAGGAGATGACGCTGACATTCGTGCCGAAGATCCTGGCGGTGATGGTCACCGCCGCCATCTCGGCGCCCTTCGTCGGCGCGCAGATTTCGATCTTCACAGATATCGTGTTCTCGCGAATACAGAGCGGATTTTAG